The proteins below come from a single uncultured Carboxylicivirga sp. genomic window:
- a CDS encoding MgtC/SapB family protein has product MSIQDFILRMGLALAGGLIIGFERGWHHKSAGLRTNTLVAIGSALYVMLSINLTHDQGDVTRIVAQVVSGIGFLGAGIIFKEGLTVHGLTTAATVWCSSAIGCFAAAGYYIETIIGIVFILIINNLLMPLDKKLAQRDKEKEEQ; this is encoded by the coding sequence ATGAGCATACAAGACTTTATTTTACGCATGGGATTAGCATTGGCCGGTGGTCTTATAATTGGCTTTGAACGAGGTTGGCATCACAAGTCAGCAGGTTTACGTACCAATACCTTGGTAGCTATTGGCTCAGCTCTATATGTAATGCTATCTATTAACCTCACCCATGATCAGGGAGATGTAACTCGTATTGTTGCTCAGGTTGTTAGTGGAATCGGTTTCTTAGGCGCCGGTATAATTTTTAAAGAAGGACTTACTGTTCATGGCCTTACCACAGCCGCTACAGTTTGGTGCAGTTCGGCTATTGGTTGTTTTGCAGCCGCAGGGTATTATATCGAAACAATAATAGGCATTGTTTTTATTTTAATTATCAACAACCTGTTAATGCCTTTAGACAAGAAACTCGCACAACGTGATAAAGAGAAGGAAGAACAATAA